The following DNA comes from Micromonospora chokoriensis.
AGCTGGCGGTCGCGGCCGTCGCCCTCAACGCCGAGGCCAACGGGGTACGCGTCGACGCCGAGTTCGGCGACATCCTCGACGGCGACGCGGGGGACGCCGAGGTGGTGCTGGCCGGTGACGTCTTCTACAGCGATGCGATGGCCCGCCGGTTCCTGCGGTTCCTGCTCCGTGCCACCCGGGCCGGCGCACCGGTGATCGTCGGTGACCCCGGCCGGGCGTTCCTGCCCCGGGACCGCTTCGACGAGCTGGCCGTGTACGACGTGCCGGTGCCGGAGGCGTTGGAGAGCGTCCGGGTGAAGCGCACCACCGTCTGGCGACTGCGGGCCGGGCTGCCGGGGGCCTCCGGCTAGCGTGTCCGGGTGCTGTTCCGCAGCTGGGCGCAGGTGGCCGACCCCGCGTGGCCGGACGTGGCCCGGGTGCCGGACCACGTCGGCGGCACCCACCTGGTCGTCACCCGACACGCGTTGGTCCGTCAGGTCCTCGCCGACCCGGTCACCTACCGGCCCGACAACGCGCTGGACGCGGTGACGCCGATGCCGGTGACCGCCCTGCGGGTGCTCGCCGGGCACCGGTTCCGGCTGCCGCCGACGCTCGCGAACAACTCGGGCGTCAGCCATCCGCAGATCCGGGCGATCGTCGCGGACGCGTTGCACCCCTCCCGGGTCGCCGCGCAGCGGCAGTGGCTCACCGCGCTGGTGCGGGGCCGGGTCGCCCGGCTCGCCGCCGCGCTCGACGCCGACGAGCCGGTGGACCTGTACGCGGACCTCGCCGCCGACCTACCGCTGCTGGTGCTGGCCCGGTTGGTGGAGTTGCCGGACGCCCCGGTCGGCGCGGTCAAGGAGTTCGCCCGTGCCGCGCTGGAGTTGTTCTGGGCACCGCTGGACGCCGACCGGCAGGTGGCGCTCGCCGCCGAGGTGGGCCGGTTCCACCACGTACTGCGGGACTTCGCCGCCACCGGCGGCGGCCTGGCGGCCGAGTTGCGCGCGGCCGGGCACCCGCCGGACGTGGTGGTCGGCGCGCTGTTCTTCCTGCTGGTCGCCGGGCAGGAGACCACCTCCCAGTTCCTCACCCTGCTGCTGCACCGGCTGACCGGCGAACCGGCGGTACGGGCCGGTCTGCGCAGCGGCGAGGTAGCCGTCGCCGACGTGGTGGAGGAGGGGCTGCGGCTGGAGCCGCCCATCGTCACCTGGCGGCGGGTGGCGGCGACGGACAGCACCCTGGGCGGGACGGTGGTGCCGGCCGGCAGCAGCCTCGTGCTGTGGTTGGGTCGCGCCGGCCGGGATCCCTTGGTCGTCCAGTCGCCCGACGAGTTCCGCCCGGGCCAGCGCGGGTCACGCCGGCACCTGGCGTTCGGGGCGGGCGCGCACCGCTGCGTCGGCGACGTGCTGGCCCGCATGGAGGCGGCCGTGGTGGTGGCCGAGGCCGCGCCGCTGCTGGACGGGGTACGGGTGGTCCGTCCGCCCTGGTGCCCGGACAATCTGACCTTCCGGATGCCGGACGCCTTCGTCGTGCGGCGTTCGCCGGTCGCACCGGCCTGACCGGATCCTCACATCGCTTCGGTAGGTTTCCGGGCGTGTCAGCGACCCCTGCTCGTCGAAGCCTCTCCGCCGTAACGCTTCTGGCCCTGCTGGTGCTGAGTGGCTGCGCAACCGGCCCGGCGCACGCCCGGCGGATCTCCGCGCACCAGCCGACCCCGTCCGCCTCGTCGTTCGCGCCGTCCGCCCCACCGTCCCCCTCACCGTCCGCGACGCCGACACCCGCCCCCGGGAGTCTGGACTGGTACCTGTCGCAGGTGCCGACCTTCCCCGACGCGCCACCGCCGCAACCGGTGCCGCTGCCCCCCACGACCGGCTCGGCCCCGTTCTGGCACCGTCTGCCGACCGACCAGAAGGTCGCGTTCATCACCATCGACGACGGCGGCCTGGCCCGCCCGAGCGACGTGGCCGACTTCGTCTGGCGGGCGCGCATCCCGGTCACAATGTTCCTGAACTCCCCGGCGGCGGAGGAGCACCCGGAGTACTTCCGGCAGATCCAGGTCGCAGGCGGGGTCGTCGAGAACCACACCATCAACCACACCTCGCTGGCCGGCCGGTCGTACGACTACCAGAAGCGGGAGATCTGCGGGGCGGCGGACAGACTGGAGGCGCTGTTCGGCAAGCGGGCGACACTGTTCCGCCCACCGTTCGGCGAACACGACAGCACCACGTTGAAGGCCGCCCACGACTGCGGCGCGAAGGCGGTGGTGCACTGGACCGAGACGGTGCACGAGGGGAAGGTGCGCTACCAGACCCCGGAGAAGGTGGTGCGACCCGGTGACGTGCTGCTCATGCACTTCCGGCCGGCGCTGATGGACGACCTCCTCGCGGCACTGAAGGCGATCCACCGTGCCGGGCTCACCCCGGCGCTGCTGGAGGACTACGTGCTCTGAGCCGGCCGGGGCATGACGAAAGTCAGGGTCGGGAGGTGCCGTTCGGGCGCGGTGCGGCAGCGGGTCGCTCGCCTAGCGTCAACGCATGATCACATTACGTGGGTTGACGAAACGCTTCGGCGCGACAGTCGCTGTCGACGCGTTGACAGTCGACATCGCGCCCGGTCGGGTCACCGGGTTCCTCGGCCCCAACGGCGCCGGCAAGTCCACCACCATGCGGATGGTCCTCGGGCTGGACCGCCCCACCGCCGGGCAGGCCCTGGTGGGCGGGCGCGCGTACCGGGAGTTGCGCCGGCCCCTGCACGAGGTGGGGGCACTGCTCGACGCCCGGGCCACTCACCCGACCCGGTCCGGCCGCGCGCACCTGCTGGCCATGGCCCGCAGCAACGGCATCCCCACCCGCCGGGTGGACGAGGTGCTGGACACCGTCGGCCTGGACGGGCGGGCCGCCCGGAAACCCGGGCGAACCCTCTCCCTCGGCATGGGCCAGCGGCTCGGCATCGCCGGCGCGCTGCTCGGCGACCCGCCGGTGCTGATGTTCGACGAGCCGGTGAACGGCCTCGACCCGGACGGGGTGCGCTGGGTACGTCACCTGATGCGCTCGCTTGCGGACGAGGGACGGACGGTCTTCGTCTCCAGCCACCTGATGAGCGAGATGCAGCTCACCGCCGACCAGCTCGTGGTGATCGGTCGGGGACGGCTGCTCACCGACGCGCCGACCGACGAGGTGATCGCCGGCAGCGCCGTCGCGGTCCGGGTCCGCAGCCCGCACCCGGACGGCCTGGCCGCCCTCGCCGCGCGCCTCACCGCCGCCGGCGCGACGGTCACGGCCGCCGACCGCACCGAGCTGACCGTCACCGGCGTGACCGTGGACCAGGTCGGGGACCTGGCCCACGACCTGGGGGTACGACTGCACGAGCTGAGCCCGCACGGCGCGTCACTGGAAGAGGCGTTCATGGAACTCACCGCCGACAGCGTCGAGTACGCGGGCGGACCGACCGGAGGTGGCGCGCGATGAGCACCAGTACCCGTGGTGGCGTCGTGGCCGCCGAGTGGACCAGGCTCTCCTCGGTGCGCAGCACCTGGTGGACGGCTCTGGCCGGGTTGTTGGTGACGGCCGCCGGTGCCGGCCAACTGGCCATCTACGCCGCCAACGCCAACACCAACGACGACCCGGCCGACGACCGGGGAATCGTCACCGTGGGCAGCGTGCTGATCGACTCGGTCGAGATGACCCAGTACGTGGTGCTGGCGCTCGGCCTGCTGGCGATCACCTCCGAGTTCACCAGCGGCACCATCCGGACCACGTTGCAGTGCACCCCGTCGCGTGGCCGCGTACTGCTGGGCAAGGCAGTGGTCGCCGGAGCTGTCACCTTCGCCCTCGGTCTGCTGCTCGGCGGCGTCGGCGCCCTGGTCGCCCGGCCGGTGCTCGGCGAGTGGGGCAGCGCCCCGGCCGCCGAGACGATCGGCGACATCGTGGCGGTGGCGGTCTACCTGGCGTTGATCGGCGTGCTCGCGCTGGGCCTCGGCGCGGCGCTGCGCAGCGCGGTCCTGACGCTCACCGTGCTGCTGGCCACCCTGATGATCGTGCCGCTGTCCCTCCAGGAGCCGGACATCGACGTGTTGACCCGGATCGCCGACGTGTTCCCCGGCGTGGCCGGCGGTCACTTCCTGGCCGGGGACACCGAGCCGTACCCCAGCCTGGTCGGGTTGCTCCTGCTCGCCGGGTGGGCGGGCGCCGCGCTCCTGCTGGGCCGGGCCGCGTTGCGCCGCCGCGACGCGTGACGCCGCGGCTGAGCGGGGGCACACTGCCTCCGCTCAGCCGTCGACCAGCCCCGCCTCGTACGCGAGGATCGCCGCCTGCACCCGGTTGCGCACGTCCAACCGGGTGAAGATGCTGGTCAGGTAGCTCTTCACGGTGCCCTCCACCAGGTGCAGCCGGCGGGCGATCTCGGCGTTGGACAGCCCGGCCCCCACCAGGGCCAGCACCTCCCGTTCCCGCTCGGTCAACCCGGCGGTACGGTCCCGCGCCACGGGTCGGCGGGCCAGCCGCCCGGCGCCTAGCTCGATCACCCGGCGGGCCACTGTCGGCGACAGGTACGCGCCACCGTCCGCGACCGCGCGCACCCCCGCGATCAACTCACGCGGGTCGCCGGCCTTGAGCAGGAACCCGCTCGCCCCGTGCCCGAGGGCCCGCGCCACGTGGTCGTCCTCGCCGAACGTGGTCAGCATGACCGTCGCGGTCTCCGGCACGATCCGACGGATCTCGGCGGCCGCCGCCAACCCGTCCAACCGGGGCATCCGGATGTCCAGCAACGCGACCCGCGGCCGATGCGCACGGACCAGCTCCACCGCCTCGTGCCCGTCGCCGGCCTCGGCGACCACCTCGATGCCGGGATCGGCGGCGAGGATGGCCCGGACCCCGGCGCGGATCATCGCCTCGTCGTCGGCCAGGACCACCCGGACCCGCTCCGCGCCGGCCGTGTCGCTGTTCACTACGCGATCCACTCCTTGCTGGCCAACCGGCCGTCGGTGAAACAGAGCCGCCAGGTCGGCTGCGCGAGGGGGAAGTTGCCGTCGGTGTAGTACTCGCAGCCGTCCCGGTCGGCGGTCGTCGGGCGTTCCAACTGCCGGCGGGGCAGGCCGGCCAGCTCCGACCGGGCCGTACCGAGGCGCATCTGGTCGAACGTGGCCCGGTCCAGCACCGTGCCCGCCGTCGCCACGGGGTAGTAGACGAGCGAGAGCACCAGGGCGAACCCGACCGGGGCCAGCAGCGCCACCAGCAGACTGCGCCGCACCCGTCGGCGGGCGTCGTGCAGCCGCCGCTCGGCGTCCACCGGCCGCTCCGACGGGCCGGGCTCCCCCACCGCGTCGGGCTGCGCCGGGTCGGACGGTGCCGCCGGGCCCGTCCCGGCCGCGCTCTCCACCGGCCCGGTGGCCGGCAACGCCGCCCGCACGGCGAAACCACCGTCGGTACGAGGGCCGGCGTGCAGCGTTCCACCGGCGAGACGGACCCGCTCGGCGAGGGCGAGCAACCCGCTGCCCTGCGACGGCGGGGCGGGGAGCGGCCCTTCCGGCGGGGCGTCGTTGACGACGGCCACCTCCACCCGGTCACCCGAGCGGGTGACCGACACCTCGACCGGAGCGCCGGGCGCGTACCGGGCGGCGTTGGTCAACGCCTCCCGCACGATCCGGTGGGCGGCGTGACCGGTCATCGCCGGTAGCTCCGCGACCGCCGGGGTCGCCTCCATCCGGACCGCCATGCCGGCCTCCCGGGCGCCCTCGACCAGCTCGGCGACGGTCTCCCCGCTCGGCCGCACCGACGCGCCCCCGTCCTCACGGAGC
Coding sequences within:
- a CDS encoding class I SAM-dependent methyltransferase, translating into MSELSRTFVRLHARLTPVAFVPEVRLHQADEPIGLWELTEGQFSTDRPPPFWAFAWAGGQALARYVTDHPELVAGRRVLDLASGSGLVAIAAARAGAASVRAVEVDELAVAAVALNAEANGVRVDAEFGDILDGDAGDAEVVLAGDVFYSDAMARRFLRFLLRATRAGAPVIVGDPGRAFLPRDRFDELAVYDVPVPEALESVRVKRTTVWRLRAGLPGASG
- a CDS encoding cytochrome P450: MLFRSWAQVADPAWPDVARVPDHVGGTHLVVTRHALVRQVLADPVTYRPDNALDAVTPMPVTALRVLAGHRFRLPPTLANNSGVSHPQIRAIVADALHPSRVAAQRQWLTALVRGRVARLAAALDADEPVDLYADLAADLPLLVLARLVELPDAPVGAVKEFARAALELFWAPLDADRQVALAAEVGRFHHVLRDFAATGGGLAAELRAAGHPPDVVVGALFFLLVAGQETTSQFLTLLLHRLTGEPAVRAGLRSGEVAVADVVEEGLRLEPPIVTWRRVAATDSTLGGTVVPAGSSLVLWLGRAGRDPLVVQSPDEFRPGQRGSRRHLAFGAGAHRCVGDVLARMEAAVVVAEAAPLLDGVRVVRPPWCPDNLTFRMPDAFVVRRSPVAPA
- a CDS encoding polysaccharide deacetylase family protein, whose translation is MSATPARRSLSAVTLLALLVLSGCATGPAHARRISAHQPTPSASSFAPSAPPSPSPSATPTPAPGSLDWYLSQVPTFPDAPPPQPVPLPPTTGSAPFWHRLPTDQKVAFITIDDGGLARPSDVADFVWRARIPVTMFLNSPAAEEHPEYFRQIQVAGGVVENHTINHTSLAGRSYDYQKREICGAADRLEALFGKRATLFRPPFGEHDSTTLKAAHDCGAKAVVHWTETVHEGKVRYQTPEKVVRPGDVLLMHFRPALMDDLLAALKAIHRAGLTPALLEDYVL
- a CDS encoding ABC transporter ATP-binding protein gives rise to the protein MITLRGLTKRFGATVAVDALTVDIAPGRVTGFLGPNGAGKSTTMRMVLGLDRPTAGQALVGGRAYRELRRPLHEVGALLDARATHPTRSGRAHLLAMARSNGIPTRRVDEVLDTVGLDGRAARKPGRTLSLGMGQRLGIAGALLGDPPVLMFDEPVNGLDPDGVRWVRHLMRSLADEGRTVFVSSHLMSEMQLTADQLVVIGRGRLLTDAPTDEVIAGSAVAVRVRSPHPDGLAALAARLTAAGATVTAADRTELTVTGVTVDQVGDLAHDLGVRLHELSPHGASLEEAFMELTADSVEYAGGPTGGGAR
- a CDS encoding ABC transporter permease subunit codes for the protein MSTSTRGGVVAAEWTRLSSVRSTWWTALAGLLVTAAGAGQLAIYAANANTNDDPADDRGIVTVGSVLIDSVEMTQYVVLALGLLAITSEFTSGTIRTTLQCTPSRGRVLLGKAVVAGAVTFALGLLLGGVGALVARPVLGEWGSAPAAETIGDIVAVAVYLALIGVLALGLGAALRSAVLTLTVLLATLMIVPLSLQEPDIDVLTRIADVFPGVAGGHFLAGDTEPYPSLVGLLLLAGWAGAALLLGRAALRRRDA
- a CDS encoding response regulator, whose amino-acid sequence is MIRAGVRAILAADPGIEVVAEAGDGHEAVELVRAHRPRVALLDIRMPRLDGLAAAAEIRRIVPETATVMLTTFGEDDHVARALGHGASGFLLKAGDPRELIAGVRAVADGGAYLSPTVARRVIELGAGRLARRPVARDRTAGLTEREREVLALVGAGLSNAEIARRLHLVEGTVKSYLTSIFTRLDVRNRVQAAILAYEAGLVDG
- a CDS encoding sensor histidine kinase; its protein translation is MRILDSSPGRLDRRRRLLSDVLLWAVVAAPVGYAGFSPPYAPYAVPLVVGKMVVLGAAVVASRRQPLLAPVLVVLGSVVDGNFAFAIPVFSYLAGRRTASVGPAAGVFVLIVGGGTALNLGLLGTGAATWFLLASVLLFAAVFPWLVGRYRRQQQELADAGRRHVEASTREQRGAAERIRLRERARIAGEMHDSLGHDLSLIALRAAALEVAADLDDRHRAAAGELRASVSAATERLHEIIGLLREDGGASVRPSGETVAELVEGAREAGMAVRMEATPAVAELPAMTGHAAHRIVREALTNAARYAPGAPVEVSVTRSGDRVEVAVVNDAPPEGPLPAPPSQGSGLLALAERVRLAGGTLHAGPRTDGGFAVRAALPATGPVESAAGTGPAAPSDPAQPDAVGEPGPSERPVDAERRLHDARRRVRRSLLVALLAPVGFALVLSLVYYPVATAGTVLDRATFDQMRLGTARSELAGLPRRQLERPTTADRDGCEYYTDGNFPLAQPTWRLCFTDGRLASKEWIA